TTCAATGTAAATTTCCCGCAGGTTCTCGTTCAGTTCGGTCAGGGTCAGCTGGATCGCCGTTTCCAACGCATAAGCGTAAACCGGCGGCAGCTTGGTGTCTGTAATGCTTCTTGCCATGCCGAACTGTCCGCCGAACATCGTTTCGGTCAAGTCCAGCAAAATTTTATCCTTGGTGGGAAACAGATTCAAATAGCTTCCCCTTGCTACGCCCGCTTCGTCCACGATCTGACTGACAGAGGTGTTTTTATACCCCTGTTCCAAAAAGAGACGGACGCACACGGTCAGTATTTTCCGCTTCGTCTCGCTGCTGTCTCTCCGCAAATCCATCACCTCCCCTCAAACGTTTTAGTATGTATACCAATAATATCATAACAAGAACAAAAAGGCAAGTGGGATTTGAAGCTTTGCCTCCGTAAATTGTGACTTTTCCGCAAACGCTGGCTTCTTCCATTACTCAATGACCGCCAACTACGAAAAGGAGCAGAAGGATCTGCTGAAGCTCGTAGCTGACGGCAAGAAAAATCTGTTGGATGCGGAGCAAACCAAGGTGGATTTGAGGCTGCTGATGAAAGCGCTGCGGGATTATACGGACATTCGACAGCTTACGCCGGAGATTGCTAATGCGCTGATTCGGCGCATCGAGGTTCACAGCAAGGATAAGGAAACCAAGAAGGTTAAGGGGGACATTTACTTCACAGCCATTGGGCTATTCTCTGTCCCTACGGGAAAAGAGATGCTGTCAGCAATGGGGGAGATCCGCCAAAACCCGCAGCAGTTCAAATTTTCTGCATAAAGCAGAACACGGTGCAGCCCCTTTTCAGAGACTGCACCGTATTCTGCATAAAAACTTCGTTAACCGCTCATGTCTAATGCGGGTGCCATTTTTTGT
The genomic region above belongs to Vescimonas coprocola and contains:
- a CDS encoding DUF4368 domain-containing protein — translated: MTANYEKEQKDLLKLVADGKKNLLDAEQTKVDLRLLMKALRDYTDIRQLTPEIANALIRRIEVHSKDKETKKVKGDIYFTAIGLFSVPTGKEMLSAMGEIRQNPQQFKFSA